From a single Campylobacter concisus genomic region:
- the rseP gene encoding RIP metalloprotease RseP has protein sequence MKGILFTLVLLCLGLYAYSFYFLVTVLAISFLIFFHELGHFLVARMLGVKVNTFSIGFGEKIYTKNIGGTDYCLSAIPLGGYVQLKGQDDTDPKAKNYDADSYNVLSPIKRIYILFAGPFFNFILAFFLYILLGFIGVERLAPSIGHIAEGSAAASAGLAKNDKILAINGVKINEWDEISKNVKLEPSTIFIDRNGSQMTINLTPKIGETINLFNEKVQRPLIGISPNGEVIKIYHTGLAGINFAFSETIEASKLIFKSFTKLVSGAVPLKEVGGIVQIADVTSKAAKISLGVLLTIVALISVNLGVLNLFPIPALDGGHILFNLYELIFRREVNERVLVTLTYCGWALLLGIMVLATFNDIMRLSGGL, from the coding sequence TTGAAAGGCATTCTCTTCACGCTAGTCCTACTTTGCCTTGGACTTTATGCGTATTCGTTTTATTTTTTAGTGACCGTTTTAGCCATTAGTTTTCTCATATTTTTTCACGAACTTGGCCACTTTTTAGTAGCAAGAATGCTCGGCGTCAAAGTAAATACCTTTAGTATCGGCTTTGGTGAGAAAATTTATACCAAAAACATTGGCGGCACCGACTACTGCCTAAGCGCGATCCCACTTGGTGGATACGTACAACTAAAAGGGCAAGACGACACCGACCCAAAGGCCAAAAACTACGACGCGGACAGCTACAACGTGCTAAGTCCGATAAAGCGTATCTACATCCTCTTTGCTGGGCCATTTTTTAACTTTATCTTGGCGTTTTTTTTATATATATTGCTTGGATTTATCGGAGTTGAAAGACTTGCACCAAGTATCGGCCACATAGCTGAAGGCTCGGCAGCTGCGAGCGCTGGACTAGCTAAAAATGATAAAATTTTAGCAATAAATGGCGTAAAGATAAACGAGTGGGATGAGATCAGTAAAAATGTAAAGCTTGAGCCAAGCACCATTTTTATAGATCGCAACGGCTCGCAAATGACTATAAATTTAACACCAAAGATAGGCGAGACGATAAATCTATTTAATGAAAAGGTGCAACGCCCACTGATCGGAATTTCTCCAAATGGAGAAGTGATAAAAATTTACCACACTGGTCTTGCAGGCATAAATTTTGCCTTTAGTGAGACGATCGAAGCATCAAAGCTCATCTTTAAAAGCTTTACCAAACTAGTAAGTGGAGCTGTGCCGCTAAAAGAGGTCGGTGGCATCGTACAGATCGCTGATGTCACTTCAAAAGCCGCAAAAATAAGTCTTGGCGTACTTTTGACGATCGTCGCTTTAATCTCAGTAAATTTAGGTGTCCTAAATTTATTCCCCATCCCAGCACTTGATGGTGGGCACATACTTTTTAACTTATATGAGCTAATTTTTAGACGTGAGGTAAATGAGCGAGTGCTTGTTACGCTTACCTACTGCGGTTGGGCGCTACTGCTTGGCATAATGGTACTTGCAACTTTTAATGACATTATGAGATTAAGTGGAGGTTTATGA
- a CDS encoding quinone-dependent dihydroorotate dehydrogenase, which produces MSLNYDTLKSIFFKFDPETAHKIAELAMIGANKIFPGSLSFVANKCVVDDNALKQNLFSSTYHNPVGIAGGFDKNATMFEALTALGFGYLEFGTFTPKPQPGNDKPRLFRLVDEESIQNAMGFNNDGCEAIKNRVKKLYPYTLPIWANIGKNKVTPNEDAIKDYEILVREFSEICDTFVINVSSPNTPNLRALQDESFIKELFSVILPLTKRPIIFKIAPDMSHEDAIKLCSCAVENGASGVLVSNTSVDYSLSRSSNLKDFGGLSGKVIAQKSKEIFKAVADELYGKTTLIACGGIDSGAEAYERIKMGANLVQIFTSFIFKGPMITRDINLEILELLKRDGFASISEAVGIDVKK; this is translated from the coding sequence ATGAGCTTAAACTACGATACTTTAAAATCTATATTTTTTAAATTTGATCCTGAAACTGCCCATAAAATAGCAGAACTTGCAATGATCGGAGCAAATAAAATTTTTCCAGGATCATTAAGCTTTGTAGCAAATAAGTGCGTGGTCGATGACAATGCGCTAAAACAAAATTTATTCTCAAGCACTTATCACAACCCAGTTGGTATAGCTGGGGGCTTTGATAAAAACGCCACAATGTTTGAAGCGCTCACAGCTCTTGGATTTGGGTATTTAGAATTTGGCACATTTACTCCAAAACCTCAACCTGGCAACGACAAACCAAGACTTTTTAGGCTCGTAGACGAAGAGAGCATCCAAAATGCGATGGGCTTTAACAACGACGGCTGTGAGGCTATTAAAAATAGAGTCAAAAAACTTTATCCTTATACTTTGCCAATCTGGGCAAATATCGGTAAAAACAAGGTTACACCAAACGAAGACGCAATAAAAGACTATGAAATTTTAGTAAGAGAATTTAGCGAAATTTGCGATACATTTGTCATAAACGTTTCATCGCCAAACACGCCAAATTTAAGAGCCTTACAAGATGAGAGCTTCATAAAAGAGCTTTTTAGTGTCATTTTGCCACTTACTAAAAGGCCGATCATCTTTAAAATCGCTCCTGATATGAGCCACGAAGATGCGATCAAGCTTTGTAGTTGCGCGGTAGAAAACGGCGCTAGTGGTGTGCTTGTCTCAAATACAAGCGTTGATTACTCGCTCTCTCGCTCGTCAAATTTAAAGGATTTTGGCGGACTAAGCGGCAAGGTAATCGCTCAAAAGTCAAAAGAGATCTTTAAAGCCGTGGCAGACGAACTTTATGGCAAGACGACGCTTATCGCATGTGGCGGCATAGATAGCGGTGCAGAAGCATATGAACGCATAAAAATGGGAGCAAATTTAGTGCAAATTTTTACAAGCTTTATCTTTAAAGGGCCGATGATCACAAGAGATATAAATTTAGAAATTTTAGAACTTTTAAAAAGAGATGGCTTTGCCTCTATTAGCGAAGCGGTCGGCATAGATGTTAAAAAATAA
- the pgsA gene encoding CDP-diacylglycerol--glycerol-3-phosphate 3-phosphatidyltransferase, translating into MSLNLPNALAFFRILLAPLMFFMLVNAPGIFTRIHISWINYFAALIFVIASVTDFFDGFIARSWDQKTKLGAILDPLADKMLILAAFLGLMMLGRASAWAVYLILVREFFITGFRVVMASDGVEVAASMAGKVKTVSQMFAVGFLLMSWPGGELLLWIAVALTLYSGFEYIFAYVKAMKKS; encoded by the coding sequence GTGAGTTTAAATTTACCAAACGCATTGGCATTTTTTAGGATACTACTGGCTCCGCTTATGTTTTTTATGCTCGTAAATGCGCCAGGAATTTTTACGCGAATTCACATAAGCTGGATAAACTACTTTGCAGCTCTTATTTTTGTGATCGCCTCGGTGACTGACTTTTTTGACGGCTTTATTGCCAGAAGCTGGGATCAAAAGACCAAGCTTGGCGCTATCCTTGACCCGCTAGCTGATAAGATGCTGATCTTGGCTGCATTTTTAGGCCTTATGATGCTTGGTAGAGCGAGCGCTTGGGCTGTTTATCTCATCTTGGTAAGGGAGTTTTTTATAACTGGCTTTCGTGTCGTGATGGCAAGTGATGGTGTCGAGGTCGCTGCATCAATGGCTGGCAAAGTAAAAACAGTCTCGCAGATGTTTGCGGTTGGATTTTTACTGATGAGCTGGCCTGGTGGCGAGCTTTTGCTCTGGATAGCTGTTGCGCTTACGCTTTATTCTGGATTTGAGTATATTTTTGCCTATGTAAAGGCGATGAAAAAGAGCTAA
- a CDS encoding M16 family metallopeptidase, translating into MIKFNKFKLENGLEIYHVPVNPGSKVISVDVFYKVGSRNEVMGKSGIAHMLEHLNFKSTKNLRAGEFDEIVKGFGGVNNASTGFDYTHYFIKASNENLDKTLGLFAELMKNLSLKDKEFQPERDVVHEERRWRTDNNPMGYLYFRLYNHAFIYHPYHWTPIGFIKDIENWNISDIKEFHATFYQPKNAILMISGDIGKDEAFKLAKKNFSSIKNKRAIPKSHCKEPEQDGARRAIIYKDSQTQMLAIAYKIPNFKHADQVGLNAISEYLATGKSSVLQQRLIDELMLVNQIYAYNMSCVDENLFIFLAVCNPDVEANVVEAEILKIIDDLKNKPIDKDDVLRVKNLIKTDFIYSFESASKVANLYGSYLARGDIKPLYELEKNIDKIDAKLLKEIANRYFNEKTSTTIILKKE; encoded by the coding sequence TTGATAAAATTTAATAAATTTAAACTAGAAAACGGACTTGAAATTTATCACGTACCAGTAAATCCTGGTTCAAAAGTGATAAGCGTCGATGTCTTTTACAAAGTTGGCTCAAGAAACGAAGTGATGGGCAAAAGTGGTATCGCCCACATGCTAGAGCATCTAAATTTCAAATCAACTAAAAATTTACGTGCTGGTGAATTTGACGAAATAGTAAAAGGTTTTGGTGGCGTAAATAACGCAAGTACGGGCTTTGACTACACCCACTACTTTATAAAAGCTTCAAATGAAAATTTAGACAAAACGCTTGGTCTTTTTGCTGAGCTTATGAAAAATTTAAGCCTAAAAGACAAAGAATTTCAACCAGAGCGAGACGTAGTGCATGAAGAGCGTAGGTGGCGAACAGACAACAATCCTATGGGATATCTCTACTTTAGGCTCTACAACCACGCATTTATCTACCATCCATATCACTGGACTCCGATAGGCTTTATAAAAGATATCGAAAACTGGAACATTAGCGACATAAAAGAATTTCATGCTACTTTTTATCAGCCCAAAAATGCTATTTTGATGATAAGTGGCGACATCGGCAAGGACGAGGCATTTAAACTAGCTAAGAAAAATTTTAGCAGCATAAAAAATAAAAGAGCCATTCCAAAATCTCACTGTAAAGAACCTGAGCAAGATGGAGCTAGAAGAGCCATTATCTACAAAGATAGCCAAACGCAAATGCTAGCGATCGCTTATAAAATCCCAAATTTTAAACACGCTGATCAAGTGGGACTAAATGCGATAAGCGAATATCTAGCTACTGGTAAAAGCTCTGTTTTACAGCAACGTCTAATCGATGAGCTAATGCTCGTAAATCAAATTTATGCTTATAATATGAGCTGCGTTGATGAAAATTTATTTATATTTTTAGCAGTTTGCAACCCAGATGTCGAAGCAAACGTGGTTGAGGCTGAAATTTTAAAGATCATAGATGATTTAAAAAATAAGCCAATCGACAAAGATGATGTTTTAAGAGTTAAGAATTTGATAAAAACTGATTTTATTTACTCATTTGAGAGTGCAAGCAAGGTTGCAAATTTATATGGCTCATACCTTGCTAGAGGCGACATAAAGCCACTTTATGAGCTTGAAAAAAATATCGATAAGATAGATGCCAAGCTTTTAAAAGAGATAGCAAATAGATATTTTAATGAAAAAACCAGCACAACAATAATTTTAAAAAAGGAATAA
- the dapA gene encoding 4-hydroxy-tetrahydrodipicolinate synthase — protein MTALITPFKNQKVDEVSFEKLIKRQIKHGIDVVVPVGTTGESATLTHDEHRICIEIAVDACKGTNVKVLAGAGSNATHEAIGIAKFAQAHGADGILSVAPYYNKPTQEGIYEHYKAIANSIEIPVLLYNVPGRVGVDILPATVFRLFKECKNIYGIKEATGSIDRCVDLLAHEPNLVVISGEDAINYPIISNGGKGAISVTANLLPDQISELTHLAMNEEYKKAKLINDNLYTINKTLFCESNPIPIKAAMYLAGLIDSLEYRLPLCKPSKENFKKIEEVIKNYEIKGF, from the coding sequence ATGACCGCACTCATTACGCCATTTAAAAATCAAAAAGTAGATGAAGTCAGTTTTGAAAAGCTAATAAAAAGACAGATAAAACACGGCATAGATGTCGTTGTGCCAGTTGGAACTACCGGCGAGAGTGCAACACTAACGCATGATGAGCATAGAATTTGTATCGAAATAGCCGTAGATGCATGTAAAGGCACAAATGTAAAAGTACTAGCTGGAGCTGGCAGCAACGCGACTCACGAGGCTATTGGTATCGCTAAATTTGCTCAAGCTCATGGCGCTGATGGTATCCTCTCGGTTGCGCCCTACTACAATAAACCAACGCAGGAAGGGATTTACGAGCACTACAAAGCTATTGCAAATAGCATTGAAATACCTGTACTTCTTTACAATGTTCCAGGTAGAGTTGGCGTGGATATCTTGCCAGCGACCGTTTTTAGACTTTTTAAAGAGTGCAAAAATATTTACGGCATCAAAGAAGCTACAGGCAGCATAGATAGATGCGTAGATCTACTAGCTCACGAGCCAAATTTAGTAGTCATTAGCGGTGAAGATGCGATCAACTATCCTATCATATCAAATGGTGGCAAAGGCGCTATCTCAGTTACTGCAAACCTATTGCCAGATCAAATTTCAGAGCTTACGCACCTTGCGATGAACGAAGAGTACAAAAAAGCAAAACTAATAAACGATAATCTATATACTATAAATAAAACGCTCTTTTGCGAAAGCAATCCGATACCGATCAAAGCAGCGATGTATCTAGCTGGACTCATCGACTCTTTGGAGTACCGCTTGCCACTTTGCAAACCAAGTAAAGAAAATTTTAAAAAGATAGAAGAAGTAATAAAAAATTACGAAATAAAGGGTTTTTAA
- a CDS encoding enoyl-ACP reductase — MKDTLNEFKGKTLVISGGTRGIGRAIVEEFAKAGVNIAFTYNSNEELAKEQAKELEATYKIKARAYALNILEPETYKELFLKIDEDFDRIDFFISNAIISGRAVAGGYTKFMKLKPRGINNIFTATVNAFVVGTQEAAKRMEKVGGGSIISLSSTGNLVYIENYAGHGTAKAAVEAMARYAATELGEKNIRVNVVSGGPIETDALRAFTNYEEVRDMTAKLSPLNRMGQPTDLAGACLFLCSSKASWVTGHTFIIDGGTTFK; from the coding sequence ATGAAGGACACACTAAACGAATTTAAAGGTAAAACACTAGTCATCAGCGGTGGAACTAGAGGCATTGGTAGAGCCATAGTCGAAGAATTTGCAAAAGCTGGTGTAAATATAGCATTTACCTACAACTCAAACGAAGAGCTTGCAAAAGAACAAGCAAAAGAGCTTGAAGCTACTTATAAGATAAAAGCAAGAGCATATGCGCTAAATATCCTTGAGCCAGAGACTTATAAAGAGCTATTTTTAAAGATAGACGAGGATTTTGATAGGATTGATTTTTTCATCTCAAATGCTATCATCTCAGGTCGCGCAGTAGCTGGTGGATACACTAAATTTATGAAGCTAAAACCAAGAGGCATAAACAATATCTTTACAGCAACAGTAAATGCCTTTGTCGTAGGCACTCAAGAAGCTGCAAAACGCATGGAAAAAGTGGGTGGCGGCAGCATCATTAGCCTATCATCGACTGGAAATTTAGTCTATATCGAAAACTACGCAGGTCACGGCACAGCAAAAGCAGCCGTTGAGGCGATGGCAAGATATGCCGCAACTGAGCTTGGCGAGAAAAATATCCGCGTAAACGTCGTAAGTGGCGGCCCTATCGAGACAGATGCACTAAGAGCCTTTACAAACTACGAAGAGGTTCGCGATATGACGGCAAAGCTTAGCCCACTAAACCGCATGGGACAGCCGACTGATCTAGCCGGAGCATGTCTATTTTTGTGCTCATCTAAGGCTAGCTGGGTGACAGGACATACATTTATAATAGATGGCGGCACAACTTTTAAATGA